A single region of the Streptomyces sp. ITFR-16 genome encodes:
- a CDS encoding Rid family hydrolase has translation MARAITLIRSADLSDVAEYAYAATAPAEARLVFLAGSCPLNEDGSTAAVGDYAGQAAKAVENMRTALAAAGASLQDVISTRVLVASSRQEDLVTAWQVVRDAFGDHDVPSTLMGVTVLGYHDQLVEIEAVAAVLDA, from the coding sequence GTGGCCCGTGCCATCACACTGATCCGCTCCGCCGACCTGTCCGATGTCGCCGAGTACGCCTACGCCGCGACGGCGCCCGCCGAGGCACGCCTGGTCTTCCTCGCCGGATCGTGTCCGCTGAACGAGGACGGCTCCACGGCGGCGGTCGGGGACTACGCCGGCCAGGCGGCCAAGGCCGTCGAGAACATGCGGACCGCGCTCGCCGCCGCAGGTGCGTCGCTCCAGGACGTCATCAGCACCCGGGTCCTCGTAGCCTCGTCCCGGCAGGAGGACCTGGTGACGGCCTGGCAGGTGGTCCGGGACGCGTTCGGGGACCATGACGTGCCGAGCACCCTGATGGGCGTCACCGTGCTCGGCTACCACGACCAGCTCGTGGAGATCGAGGCCGTCGCCGCCGTCCTCGATGCCTGA
- a CDS encoding helix-turn-helix transcriptional regulator, with the protein MTQNDGELDSLVRKRIRALRVAQGWSLEELSNRAHLSQSTLSRIENGRRRLALDQLVTLARALDTTLDQLVETASDDVVISPVIDAAHGLMRWPIKGDPGMSVVRQRMTGPPPDNPARMRAHPGREWLVVLSGTAVLLLGHRRLRVETNQAAEFPTMLPHAIGAEGGPCEILGIFDRDARRGHQRDEAAKE; encoded by the coding sequence ATGACGCAAAATGATGGCGAGCTGGACAGCCTGGTACGCAAACGGATCCGGGCGCTGCGCGTGGCTCAGGGGTGGTCCCTGGAGGAGCTCTCCAACCGGGCCCACCTCAGCCAGTCCACGCTGTCCCGCATCGAGAACGGCCGGCGCCGTCTCGCCCTGGACCAGCTGGTCACCCTCGCCCGCGCCCTGGACACGACCCTGGACCAGCTGGTCGAGACAGCCTCCGACGACGTCGTCATCAGCCCGGTGATCGACGCGGCCCACGGACTGATGCGCTGGCCGATCAAGGGCGATCCGGGCATGAGCGTCGTACGGCAGCGCATGACCGGGCCGCCGCCGGACAACCCCGCACGCATGCGCGCGCACCCCGGCCGGGAGTGGCTCGTCGTCCTCTCCGGCACGGCGGTCCTCCTGCTGGGCCACCGCCGCCTGCGCGTCGAGACCAACCAGGCCGCCGAGTTCCCCACCATGCTTCCGCACGCCATCGGCGCCGAGGGCGGCCCCTGCGAGATCCTGGGCATCTTCGACCGCGACGCCCGCCGTGGTCATCAGCGTGACGAGGCGGCCAAGGAGTAG
- a CDS encoding NlpC/P60 family protein gives MASHRRPKQPSRTRVTVLTATAAAAVALTSQAAHADPKPTKSEVKAKVDKLYHEAEEATEQHSLAKEKQDKLQKQIGALQDKVARGQQELNNLRSGLGSLAAAQYRSGGIDPSVQLFLASDPDSFLDQASALDQLTAKQAESLQKVQEKQRSLAQERKEAQDKLSDLADVRKTLAAKKKKQQTKLAEAQKLLNTLTAAERQKLREDDQRSSRAAGERVELGNEAPASALGAAALQAAATRIGKPYFRGATGPNSFDCSGLTQWAYAQAGAQITRTTYTQINQGTRIGRSQLKPGDLVFFHNTTHVGLYAGNNTVLHAPHSGAYVRYESMDTIGGFQAAVRI, from the coding sequence GTGGCGTCCCACCGTCGTCCCAAGCAGCCGAGCCGCACCCGCGTGACCGTGCTCACCGCCACCGCCGCCGCAGCCGTGGCTCTCACCTCCCAGGCCGCTCACGCCGACCCCAAGCCGACCAAGAGCGAGGTCAAGGCGAAGGTCGACAAGCTCTACCACGAGGCGGAAGAGGCCACCGAGCAGCACAGCCTGGCCAAGGAGAAGCAGGACAAGCTCCAGAAGCAGATCGGCGCGCTGCAGGACAAGGTGGCGCGCGGCCAGCAGGAGCTCAACAACCTCCGCTCGGGCCTGGGTTCCCTCGCCGCCGCACAGTACCGCTCCGGAGGCATCGACCCCTCCGTGCAGCTCTTCCTCGCCTCCGACCCGGACAGCTTCCTGGACCAGGCCTCCGCGCTGGACCAGTTGACGGCCAAGCAGGCCGAGTCGCTGCAGAAGGTCCAGGAGAAGCAGCGGTCCCTCGCGCAGGAGCGCAAGGAGGCCCAGGACAAGCTGAGCGACCTCGCCGACGTCCGCAAGACCCTCGCCGCAAAGAAGAAGAAGCAGCAGACCAAGCTCGCCGAGGCACAGAAGCTGCTCAACACCCTCACCGCCGCCGAGCGCCAGAAGTTGCGCGAGGACGACCAGCGCTCAAGCCGCGCCGCCGGCGAGCGGGTCGAGCTCGGCAACGAGGCCCCCGCATCGGCCCTCGGCGCCGCCGCTCTTCAGGCCGCCGCCACCCGGATCGGCAAGCCGTACTTCCGCGGCGCCACCGGACCCAACTCCTTCGACTGCTCGGGCCTGACGCAGTGGGCCTACGCCCAGGCCGGTGCCCAGATCACCCGCACCACGTACACCCAGATCAACCAGGGCACCCGGATCGGGCGCAGCCAGCTCAAGCCCGGCGACCTGGTCTTCTTCCACAACACCACGCACGTGGGCCTCTACGCGGGCAACAACACCGTGCTGCACGCCCCGCACTCGGGTGCCTACGTCCGCTACGAGTCGATGGACACCATCGGTGGCTTCCAGGCCGCCGTGCGCATCTGA
- a CDS encoding serine hydrolase domain-containing protein — protein MRTSTVPDGLAQRRAEEILAELTGSGVETGVQVAAWYEGELVVDAWAGTADVAEGRPMGPGTLVPAWSTGKGVAAALVAVLVDQGVLAYDAPVARYWPRFGAAGKERLTLGHVLGHTAGLARLPADLTPERLLDLPAMAGWIAGQRPQWEPGSAVGYHVWTYGLLLAEILHRATGRTCDRLLREELAGPLGIGDELLFHVPQGLEGRTATCYEGGWAARLARMPAGAPFFDCVPHGVLPVAELGNRDDFRRTALPANGIMTARGAARLYAALACGGELEGVRLLSPATLRRAATGWVSGVDRVMGTAGTRGGGFVIGDGGTDPVRPPGGYGHSGSGGSTAFADPAHRFSFALVKNRMTVAGLDARLVSEIRSALGITGG, from the coding sequence GTGCGCACCAGCACAGTGCCGGACGGCCTGGCTCAGCGGCGCGCCGAGGAGATCCTGGCGGAGCTGACGGGCTCGGGCGTGGAGACCGGGGTGCAGGTGGCGGCCTGGTACGAGGGCGAGTTGGTGGTCGACGCCTGGGCGGGGACGGCCGATGTGGCCGAGGGGCGGCCGATGGGTCCCGGCACGCTGGTGCCGGCGTGGTCGACCGGCAAGGGTGTGGCGGCGGCCCTGGTGGCGGTGCTGGTGGACCAGGGGGTGCTGGCGTACGACGCGCCGGTGGCGCGGTACTGGCCGCGCTTCGGGGCGGCCGGGAAGGAGCGCCTCACTCTGGGGCACGTACTCGGTCATACGGCGGGACTGGCCCGGCTCCCGGCGGACCTGACTCCGGAACGGCTCCTCGATCTGCCGGCGATGGCCGGGTGGATCGCCGGGCAGCGCCCGCAGTGGGAGCCCGGCAGCGCGGTGGGATATCACGTCTGGACCTACGGACTGCTCCTGGCGGAGATCCTGCACCGCGCCACGGGCCGGACGTGCGACCGGTTGCTCCGCGAGGAGCTGGCCGGCCCGCTGGGGATCGGTGACGAGCTGCTGTTCCACGTTCCGCAGGGCCTGGAGGGACGGACGGCCACGTGTTACGAGGGTGGCTGGGCGGCACGGCTGGCGCGGATGCCGGCCGGGGCCCCGTTCTTCGACTGCGTCCCCCACGGGGTGCTGCCGGTGGCGGAGTTGGGCAACCGGGACGACTTCCGGCGCACGGCGCTGCCGGCCAACGGGATCATGACCGCGCGCGGGGCCGCCCGTCTGTACGCGGCGCTGGCGTGCGGCGGTGAGCTGGAGGGCGTACGGCTGTTGTCTCCGGCGACGTTGAGGAGGGCGGCCACCGGGTGGGTGAGCGGGGTGGACCGGGTGATGGGTACGGCCGGCACCCGGGGCGGCGGCTTCGTGATCGGGGACGGCGGGACCGATCCGGTACGTCCGCCGGGCGGTTACGGCCACAGCGGATCGGGTGGCAGCACGGCCTTCGCCGACCCGGCGCACCGGTTCTCCTTCGCCCTGGTCAAGAACCGGATGACCGTGGCCGGGCTGGACGCGCGGCTGGTGAGCGAGATCCGTTCGGCGCTCGGCATCACGGGCGGCTGA
- a CDS encoding NAD(P)/FAD-dependent oxidoreductase has translation MVTHQQHRRPDTIVIGAGLAGLACALDLTRAGRSVELLEASDGVGGRMRTDRRDGFLLDRGFQVFNTSYPQVKRRLALRELRLRAFTPGLLTHTPTGTFRVADPTRRPRSAGSLLPGRFLPARDLAALAAMTAKDTVLPASRLVRRPDRTTAEDLARYGLSPRARQELMRPFLAGVFLEDEMETSARFFHLVWRSMARGTLCLPAEGIGAVPAQLAEGLPDGVLRLESPVAAVTDDGVLLSDGRERPAGTVVVATEAAAAARLLPGLAVPDGRTVTTYYHAAMASPLAEPTLVVDSTLAVLNTCVLTEVTPGYAPPGTSLVSTSVLGGDPPGAEAAVRRRLAELYATDTSGWQPVATYTVEGALPAMRPPWPLSRTTRFAERRHVCGDHRATGSVQGALASGTRAAREVLAVRPDLSP, from the coding sequence ATGGTGACCCACCAGCAGCACCGACGCCCCGACACGATCGTGATCGGCGCGGGACTGGCGGGCCTCGCCTGCGCACTCGACCTCACCCGCGCCGGACGGAGCGTGGAACTGCTCGAGGCGTCCGACGGTGTCGGCGGACGCATGCGCACGGACCGCAGGGACGGCTTCCTGCTGGACCGGGGCTTCCAGGTGTTCAACACCTCCTATCCGCAGGTGAAGCGCCGTCTCGCCCTGCGGGAGCTGCGGCTGCGGGCGTTCACCCCCGGCCTGCTCACGCACACCCCGACAGGGACGTTCCGCGTCGCCGACCCCACCCGGCGTCCGAGGTCGGCCGGCAGCCTGCTGCCCGGACGGTTCCTCCCGGCCCGCGATCTCGCCGCGCTCGCCGCCATGACGGCGAAGGACACGGTCCTGCCCGCGAGCCGGCTCGTACGCCGGCCGGACCGGACCACCGCGGAGGACCTCGCCCGTTACGGGCTGTCGCCCCGCGCCCGCCAGGAGCTGATGAGGCCCTTCCTGGCCGGGGTCTTCCTGGAGGACGAGATGGAGACCTCCGCCCGCTTCTTCCACCTGGTGTGGCGCAGCATGGCGCGCGGCACCCTGTGTCTGCCGGCCGAGGGCATCGGCGCCGTGCCCGCCCAGCTGGCCGAGGGACTGCCGGACGGTGTGCTGCGGCTCGAATCCCCGGTCGCCGCGGTGACCGACGACGGAGTGCTCCTGTCCGACGGACGGGAACGCCCGGCCGGCACGGTGGTGGTGGCGACCGAAGCGGCCGCGGCCGCCCGCCTGCTGCCGGGGCTCGCGGTACCGGACGGCCGCACGGTCACGACGTACTACCACGCCGCCATGGCGTCCCCCCTGGCCGAACCGACGCTCGTCGTGGACAGCACCCTGGCCGTCCTGAACACGTGCGTCCTCACCGAGGTCACCCCCGGCTACGCCCCGCCGGGCACCTCCCTGGTGTCGACCTCCGTCCTCGGTGGCGACCCGCCGGGTGCGGAAGCGGCGGTACGCCGCCGCCTGGCCGAGCTGTACGCGACGGACACGAGCGGATGGCAGCCGGTCGCCACCTACACGGTGGAGGGCGCTCTGCCCGCGATGCGGCCGCCCTGGCCGCTGAGCCGTACGACCCGATTCGCCGAGCGACGCCACGTCTGCGGCGACCACCGGGCGACGGGTTCCGTGCAAGGAGCACTGGCGTCAGGGACCCGAGCCGCACGGGAGGTTCTCGCCGTACGCCCGGACCTCTCACCATGA
- a CDS encoding serine hydrolase domain-containing protein, whose protein sequence is MPLPSPLRIRVPLAALLAAACMAGPVHAPALAAELPAGHDLALSRQLRELTAAPGGPPGVIAVLRRGPRTEVYRAGVAETGTDRPIEVTDHMRIASTAKAYSGAVALQLVDRGRLRPDDTIGKVLPRLPRAWHRVTLRQLLNHTSGLPDYSAAPPFLKLLTADPRRHFDSRRLLDFVAGRPTEFRPGTRYRYSNSDNIAVALMAEAVTGRRYEDLLARSVYHPLGLRGTSLPQGYRMPAPYMHGYDVTPPNPPEDVSEVLSASGVWASGGIISTPKDMTAFVRGYAGGRLISERTRRQQLTWVNGASEPAGPGRNSAGLGIFRYATRCGTVYGHTGNFPGYTQLIAADRDGKRSLTFSLTTQVNQTNRPALLQRLRTVEENFVCALLRKP, encoded by the coding sequence ATGCCGCTTCCCAGCCCGCTCCGGATCCGCGTGCCCCTTGCCGCCCTGCTGGCCGCCGCCTGCATGGCCGGACCCGTCCACGCCCCCGCCCTGGCCGCAGAGCTGCCCGCCGGCCACGACCTCGCACTCAGCCGCCAGTTGCGGGAGCTGACCGCCGCCCCCGGCGGGCCGCCCGGAGTGATCGCCGTCCTCCGGCGCGGCCCCCGCACCGAGGTCTACCGGGCCGGCGTCGCGGAGACCGGCACGGACCGCCCGATCGAGGTCACCGACCACATGCGCATCGCCAGCACGGCCAAGGCGTACAGCGGAGCGGTCGCCCTCCAGCTCGTCGATCGCGGACGACTGCGTCCGGACGACACCATCGGCAAGGTCCTTCCCCGGCTGCCGCGCGCCTGGCACCGGGTCACACTGCGGCAGCTCCTGAACCACACCAGCGGACTGCCGGACTACTCGGCGGCCCCGCCGTTCCTGAAGCTGCTGACCGCGGACCCGCGCCGGCACTTCGACTCCCGCCGGCTGCTGGACTTCGTGGCCGGGCGGCCGACGGAGTTCCGGCCCGGGACCCGCTACCGCTACTCCAACTCCGACAACATCGCCGTGGCCCTGATGGCGGAGGCGGTGACGGGCCGTCGCTACGAGGACCTGCTCGCCCGGTCCGTGTACCACCCGCTGGGCCTGCGCGGCACCAGCCTCCCGCAGGGCTACCGGATGCCCGCCCCGTACATGCACGGCTACGACGTCACCCCGCCGAACCCGCCCGAGGACGTCAGCGAGGTACTCAGCGCTTCGGGTGTGTGGGCATCGGGCGGCATCATCTCGACCCCGAAGGACATGACGGCCTTCGTCCGGGGCTACGCCGGGGGCAGGCTGATCTCCGAACGGACCCGCCGACAGCAGCTGACCTGGGTGAACGGCGCGTCCGAGCCTGCCGGACCCGGCAGGAACAGCGCCGGGCTCGGGATCTTCCGGTACGCCACCCGGTGCGGGACGGTCTACGGCCACACGGGCAACTTCCCCGGCTACACCCAGCTGATCGCGGCCGACCGGGACGGCAAGCGGTCGCTGACCTTCTCCCTCACCACCCAGGTCAACCAGACGAACAGGCCCGCACTGCTGCAACGGCTTCGGACCGTGGAGGAGAACTTCGTCTGCGCCCTGCTGCGCAAGCCGTGA
- a CDS encoding cryptochrome/photolyase family protein — protein MTREADPRAVHWLFGDQLGPHFIDPARGGPHRDAPLLMIESRSVFRRRRFHRAKAHLVLSAMRHRAAELGDRVRYVRADTYRQGLEEAVGDAEVTVHHPTSRAAHAFVHALPSVRVLPARGFLVTHDEFRTWADGRGTKQLRQEDFYRWVRRTHDLLMEGDSPAGGRWNLDHDNRQPPPRGATGLGLPAPYRPRESDIDDEVRADLDRWSRDGDVEFVGDDGPRGFPATRREALAALRRFVEHRLATFGAHEDAVLAGDATMSHSLLSTSLNLGLLDPAECVERAEARWRSGGVPLNSAEGFVRQVAGWREFVWHLYWYFGTDYRTSNALRHHEPLPDWFTDLSPEGTEANCLSRTLEHVRATGWTHHIPRLMILGSFALQRGWEPRAVTDWFHRSFVDGYDWVMVPNVVGMSQYADGGRMTTKPYTSAGAYIDRMSDLCGPCRYKPSVRVGEDACPFTAGYWNFLHRHRERFEHNVRMVRAVRGLDRLRDLDALLEQERDRAD, from the coding sequence GTGACAAGGGAAGCGGACCCCCGCGCGGTGCACTGGCTGTTCGGCGATCAGCTGGGCCCCCACTTCATCGACCCGGCGCGGGGCGGACCGCACCGGGACGCCCCGCTGCTGATGATCGAGTCCCGGAGCGTCTTCCGGCGGCGACGGTTCCATCGCGCCAAGGCACACCTGGTGCTCTCGGCGATGCGCCATCGGGCCGCCGAACTCGGTGACCGCGTGCGGTACGTCAGGGCGGACACCTACCGCCAGGGTCTGGAGGAGGCGGTCGGGGACGCCGAGGTGACCGTCCACCACCCCACCTCCCGTGCGGCCCACGCCTTCGTACACGCACTGCCCTCCGTGCGTGTCCTGCCTGCGCGCGGATTCCTCGTGACCCACGACGAGTTCAGGACCTGGGCGGACGGCCGGGGCACGAAACAGCTCCGACAGGAGGACTTCTACCGTTGGGTCCGCCGGACGCACGACCTCCTGATGGAGGGCGACAGTCCCGCGGGCGGCCGGTGGAACCTGGACCACGACAACCGGCAGCCCCCGCCCCGCGGCGCCACCGGCCTCGGCCTGCCGGCGCCGTACCGCCCCCGGGAGAGCGACATCGACGACGAGGTGCGGGCCGACCTCGACCGCTGGTCGCGCGACGGGGACGTGGAGTTCGTCGGCGACGACGGCCCCCGCGGCTTTCCCGCCACACGCCGGGAGGCACTCGCTGCCCTCCGCCGCTTCGTGGAGCACCGGCTCGCCACCTTCGGCGCACACGAGGACGCGGTCCTGGCCGGGGACGCGACGATGAGCCACAGCCTGCTCTCCACCTCGCTCAACCTCGGCCTCCTGGACCCCGCCGAATGCGTCGAGCGGGCCGAGGCCCGCTGGCGGTCGGGCGGGGTGCCGCTCAACAGCGCCGAGGGGTTCGTACGGCAGGTCGCTGGATGGCGCGAGTTCGTCTGGCACCTGTACTGGTACTTCGGTACGGACTACCGCACGAGCAACGCCCTGCGCCATCACGAGCCGCTGCCGGACTGGTTCACGGACCTGTCCCCGGAGGGCACCGAGGCGAACTGCCTCTCCCGGACCCTGGAACACGTACGGGCGACGGGCTGGACCCACCACATCCCCCGGCTGATGATCCTGGGCAGCTTCGCCCTCCAACGAGGCTGGGAGCCCCGGGCCGTCACCGACTGGTTCCACAGAAGCTTCGTCGACGGCTACGACTGGGTCATGGTCCCGAACGTCGTGGGGATGTCGCAGTACGCGGACGGGGGCCGGATGACCACCAAGCCCTACACCTCCGCAGGCGCCTACATCGACCGGATGAGCGACCTCTGCGGCCCCTGCCGGTACAAGCCGTCCGTGCGGGTCGGTGAGGACGCCTGCCCCTTCACCGCCGGATACTGGAACTTCCTGCACAGGCACCGGGAGAGGTTCGAGCACAACGTGCGGATGGTCCGCGCGGTGCGAGGGCTGGACAGGCTCCGTGATCTCGACGCCCTGCTGGAACAGGAACGCGACCGCGCCGACTGA
- a CDS encoding spore photoproduct lyase family protein, translated as MDQPPAESGREVPRQQALFGWPDTEPEPATRSAFRDSPEARRMLDVREIYAEPAALDSPRGRQIMSRLPEARVTEVANHWRIPALHGNDGNIARWVRIKTDTLVLGVKHTLRTRPNGRSADWIAPGPSNGCAMACAYCYVPRRKGFANPITLFTNIEAIVAHVRRHVRAQGPKPEPNQCDPRAWVYDIGENGDCSVDALVCDNTADLVAAFRGLPTAKASFATKFVNPDLLALDPQGRTRVRFSLMPPDDARLLDIRTSPVAERIAAAADFLDAGYEVHFNLSPVVLRPGWQRDWADLLAHLDDVLPARVKRQAAAEIIMLTHNQALHEVNLGWHPRAEEVLWQPEAQETKRSQNGAVNVRYALEIKQAALTRIRQLLSDHAPWLHIRYAF; from the coding sequence GTGGACCAGCCTCCGGCGGAATCCGGCCGGGAAGTGCCCCGCCAACAGGCGCTCTTCGGATGGCCGGACACCGAACCGGAGCCGGCCACGCGCTCAGCGTTCCGCGACAGCCCGGAGGCACGCCGGATGCTCGACGTACGGGAGATCTACGCCGAGCCGGCCGCGCTGGACTCCCCGCGCGGGCGGCAGATCATGTCCCGGCTGCCGGAAGCGCGCGTGACCGAGGTCGCGAACCACTGGCGCATCCCCGCCCTCCACGGCAACGACGGAAACATCGCCCGATGGGTACGCATCAAGACCGACACCCTCGTCCTCGGCGTGAAACACACGCTCCGCACCCGCCCCAACGGCAGGTCGGCCGACTGGATCGCCCCGGGCCCCTCGAACGGCTGCGCGATGGCCTGCGCCTACTGCTACGTTCCCCGGCGCAAGGGCTTCGCCAACCCCATCACGCTGTTCACCAACATCGAGGCGATCGTGGCCCATGTCCGCCGCCACGTACGGGCCCAGGGACCCAAGCCGGAACCCAACCAGTGTGACCCCCGGGCCTGGGTCTACGACATCGGCGAGAACGGCGACTGCTCCGTGGACGCGCTGGTCTGCGACAACACCGCAGACCTCGTCGCCGCCTTCCGCGGCCTCCCGACGGCCAAGGCCTCCTTCGCGACCAAGTTCGTCAACCCCGACCTGCTCGCACTCGACCCGCAGGGCCGTACCCGGGTGCGGTTCTCCCTCATGCCGCCCGACGACGCCAGGCTGCTCGACATCCGCACCAGCCCGGTCGCCGAGCGGATCGCGGCGGCCGCCGACTTCCTCGACGCCGGCTACGAGGTCCACTTCAACCTGTCGCCCGTCGTCCTGAGACCGGGCTGGCAGCGGGACTGGGCCGACCTGCTCGCCCACCTCGACGACGTCCTGCCCGCCCGTGTGAAGCGGCAGGCGGCGGCGGAGATCATCATGCTGACCCACAACCAGGCACTCCACGAGGTCAACCTGGGCTGGCACCCCCGCGCCGAAGAGGTGCTGTGGCAGCCGGAAGCCCAGGAGACCAAGCGCTCCCAGAACGGAGCCGTCAACGTCCGCTACGCCCTGGAGATCAAGCAGGCGGCCCTGACCCGCATCCGGCAGCTGCTGTCGGACCACGCTCCCTGGCTGCACATCAGATACGCCTTCTGA
- a CDS encoding glutaredoxin domain-containing protein, translating to MMRRWGLSMMFVLCGSAVAAGQFLQGGTVGAVAGLVAFVLLAGVYSPLAFPRPVGALEAQRRSAADGRPIVFWRPGCTYCLRLRIRLGLNARRLHWVDIWRDPEGAAAVRAANGGNETVPTVVVAGRCHVNPDPAWVRAQAHRPR from the coding sequence ATGATGCGTAGGTGGGGCCTGTCGATGATGTTCGTGCTCTGCGGCTCGGCCGTCGCGGCCGGTCAGTTCCTCCAAGGAGGCACGGTCGGAGCCGTGGCGGGCCTGGTGGCGTTCGTTCTGCTCGCGGGCGTGTACTCGCCCCTGGCCTTTCCTCGGCCGGTCGGAGCACTGGAGGCCCAACGCCGCAGCGCGGCCGACGGCCGGCCGATCGTCTTCTGGCGGCCGGGCTGCACGTACTGCCTGCGGCTGCGCATCCGGCTGGGACTCAACGCCCGCCGGCTGCACTGGGTCGACATCTGGCGCGATCCCGAGGGTGCGGCCGCGGTGAGGGCGGCCAATGGCGGCAACGAGACCGTTCCGACCGTCGTCGTGGCGGGCCGCTGCCATGTGAACCCGGATCCCGCGTGGGTGCGCGCACAGGCCCACCGGCCCAGGTGA
- a CDS encoding glycoside hydrolase family 43 protein: MNLARRISGMAAFVLSGLLAVALTLSSAGPAAAGQTTLRAADPSVLRVGSTYIAVQSAGGGIVVRQASSTAGLADAPARQVWSDTQDRGEVWAPEIVRDGGRYYIYFSAGRASAHRMYVISSASPDSGYTAETKLALPDDKWAIDGTMFTFNGSRWFVWSGWAGDTNVEQNLYIAPMSSPTTPTGARHVISQPRESWERVVGNPFINEAPEAIKDPNGQLHIVYSANGSWSEQYCLADLRLRAGGDPTYVWDWYKSNGCLFGSNRATMMPGWDPTLQVNGPGHHTFVLLDGDIATSPPAGPTFPLMFHAVPKGTPYSWANRSWYTGSFCWWGNTTYSRANVPGPTADVGWSLKFFE; this comes from the coding sequence ATGAACCTCGCTCGCCGCATTTCCGGCATGGCCGCCTTCGTGCTGTCGGGGCTCCTGGCTGTGGCGTTGACCCTGTCGTCCGCCGGACCCGCGGCGGCCGGCCAGACCACACTCCGCGCGGCGGACCCCAGCGTGCTGCGCGTCGGGTCCACCTACATCGCGGTGCAGTCCGCAGGCGGCGGCATCGTCGTGCGCCAGGCGTCCTCGACGGCGGGGCTGGCCGACGCCCCCGCCCGGCAGGTCTGGTCGGACACGCAGGACCGCGGTGAGGTCTGGGCCCCGGAGATCGTCCGGGACGGGGGCCGCTACTACATCTACTTCTCGGCGGGCCGCGCGTCGGCGCACCGGATGTACGTCATCAGCTCGGCCAGTCCGGACAGCGGATACACGGCCGAGACGAAGCTGGCCCTGCCGGACGACAAATGGGCCATCGACGGCACCATGTTCACCTTCAACGGCAGCCGCTGGTTCGTCTGGTCCGGCTGGGCCGGTGACACCAACGTCGAGCAGAACCTCTACATCGCCCCGATGAGCTCCCCGACCACGCCGACCGGCGCGCGGCACGTGATCTCGCAGCCGCGCGAGAGCTGGGAGCGCGTGGTCGGGAATCCGTTCATCAACGAGGCCCCCGAAGCGATCAAGGATCCGAACGGGCAACTGCACATCGTCTACTCCGCCAACGGGAGCTGGAGCGAGCAGTACTGCCTGGCCGATCTGAGGCTTCGCGCCGGGGGAGACCCGACGTACGTCTGGGACTGGTACAAGTCCAACGGCTGCCTGTTCGGGTCCAACCGCGCCACGATGATGCCGGGCTGGGACCCCACCCTCCAGGTCAACGGCCCCGGTCACCACACTTTCGTCCTGCTCGACGGCGACATCGCCACCAGCCCGCCCGCCGGCCCGACGTTCCCCCTGATGTTCCACGCCGTCCCGAAGGGAACGCCGTACTCCTGGGCGAACCGGTCCTGGTACACGGGTTCGTTCTGCTGGTGGGGCAACACCACCTACAGCCGGGCCAACGTGCCCGGACCGACCGCCGACGTGGGCTGGAGCCTGAAGTTCTTCGAGTAG